A section of the Macadamia integrifolia cultivar HAES 741 chromosome 9, SCU_Mint_v3, whole genome shotgun sequence genome encodes:
- the LOC122090110 gene encoding uncharacterized protein LOC122090110, translating to MKETTSTEPIGQNLIKLISNVCFSVFVFSVLLFTVIAITYQPPDPWLESSKAITKVLTQVENATFTTDSSIIQTGEDLVALAPAVSPAAGVLITTDTIEKSEEKIANSSSTLDCDYTLKQVNCSDPLVLIAIEKFNLKVFKSIVFLKYQTPVNGSKPNECDVAWKYRNKKEKSWRKYRDFRRFRLGIGENCTYEVAGARGWHSGTNARRPRGKISSSPSRSGRTPRVPSPVRDEEINDTIPTLQSDTAFTKGRYLYYSRGGDYCKGMNHYLWSFLCGLGEAQYLNRTLVMDLSICLAATYNPSKKDEEGKDFRYYFDFEHLKEVASIVEEGEFLRDWKRLEKARKKRIPVRKVASHKITPMQLSKDKSTIIWRQFDAPEPENYWYRVCEGPAAKYVHRPWHALWKSKRLMNIVSAISGRMDWDYDAVHVVRGEKAQNKELWPHLDSDTSPDALVEKLKGIIQPWRNLYIATNEPFYNYFDKLRSNYKVHLLDDYKELWGNTSEWYNETKLLNDGHPVEFDGYMRVAVDTEVLYRAKIRVETFHNLTMDCKDGISTC from the coding sequence ATGAAAGAAACGACTTCAACAGAGCCTATAGGGCAAAATCTTATCAAACTCATTAGCAATGTCTGCTTCTCCGTCTTCGTCTTCTCTGTTCTTCTATTTACTGTAATTGCCATCACATACCAACCTCCCGATCCCTGGCTTGAATCCTCCAAAGCCATCACTAAGGTTTTAACCCAAGTGGAAAACGCCACTTTCACAACCGATTCTTCGATAATCCAGACCGGCGAGGATCTGGTCGCCCTCGCCCCTGCTGTCTCTCCTGCTGCCGGGGTTCTCATCACCACAGACACCATCGAGAAGTCTGAGGAGAAGATTGCTAATTCCAGCTCGACTTTGGACTGTGACTATACCTTGAAGCAAGTTAATTGTTCGGATCCGCTTGTTCTCATTGCGATAGAGAAGTTCAATCTCAAGGTATTTAAGTCCATCGTCTTCTTAAAGTATCAGACCCCTGTGAATGGATCGAAGCCGAACGAATGTGATGTGGCATGGAAATATCGGAACAAAAAGGAGAAGTCTTGGCGAAAATATAGAGACTTCAGGAGATTTAGGCTTGGCATTGGAGAGAACTGCACCTATGAGGTAGCTGGAGCTAGAGGTTGGCATTCAGGGACTAATGCCAGGCGGCCGAGAGGTAAGATTTCGAGTTCTCCTTCAAGGAGTGGCAGAACTCCAAGGGTTCCATCGCCTGTACGTGATGAGGAGATTAATGATACGATACCCACTCTTCAGTCAGATACAGCTTTCACAAAAGGGAGATATTTGTACTATTCTCGGGGTGGGGATTACTGCAAAGGTATGAACCATTACTTGTGGAGTTTCTTGTGTGGTCTTGGTGAGGCACAATATCTGAACAGAACATTAGTGATGGATCTGAGCATTTGCTTGGCTGCTACTTATAATCCAAGTAAGAAGGATGAAGAGGGCAAGGATTTCCGCTACTATTTTGATTTCGAGCATCTTAAGGAAGTAGCATCAATTGTCGAGGAAGGAGAATTTCTCAGGGATTGGAAGAGATTGGAGAAGGCCCGTAAGAAAAGGATCCCGGTCAGAAAGGTTGCAAGCCACAAGATTACGCCGATGCAGCTAAGTAAAGATAAGAGCACAATCATATGGAGGCAATTTGATGCACCTGAGCCTGAGAATTATTGGTACAGAGTATGTGAAGGTCCGGCTGCAAAGTATGTGCATAGACCATGGCACGCCCTGTGGAAGTCAAAGAGGCTGATGAATATAGTTTCTGCGATTAGTGGGCGGATGGACTGGGATTATGACGCAGTTCATGTGGTACGAGGAGAAAAAGCTCAGAACAAGGAGCTCTGGCCCCATTTGGATAGCGACACATCCCCAGATGCCCTTGTTGAGAAGCTTAAAGGGATCATTCAGCCTTGGCGGAACCTGTATATTGCCACCAATGAGCCATTCTATAATTATTTTGACAAGTTGAGGTCTAACTACAAGGTTCATTTACTTGACGATTATAAGGAATTGTGGGGAAACACTAGCGAGTGGTACAACGAGACCAAGCTCTTGAATGATGGGCACCCCGTTGAATTTGATGGGTATATGAGAGTTGCCGTGGACACTGAGGTACTTTACAGGGCAAAGATTCGAGTAGAGACATTTCATAACTTGACAATGGATTGCAAGGATGGCATTAGTACATGCTGA